One region of Streptomyces rishiriensis genomic DNA includes:
- a CDS encoding NAD(P)/FAD-dependent oxidoreductase: MAENIDVVVIGGGYAGVMAANRLTQRDDVTVTLINPRPTFVHRVRLHQLVGGSDDAVVDFGDVLADGVRLVVDTVARIDAAGRSVTPASGGTIDYDYLIYAVGSGSADPQVPGAAEHAYPIADLEDAERLRPALDAVSASAAVTVVGAGPTGIETAAELAEGGHNVTLVCGGVLGPYLHPRGRRSVAGRLAKLKVTVLDGPGTMVTAVTRDAVRLADGRELPSELTIWTAGFGVPDLAARSGLRTDALGRLLTDETLTSVDDDRIVAAGDSAAPSDLPLRMSCQAAMPLGARAADTVLSRIAGEQPAPLGMAFVAQCLSLGRSDGIFQKASKTDVAQWFHIDGRPGARLKEVICKVIVKHLAEEAHKPGAYRLHRTASPAKRRQLLEANGKTLDPVGRVS; encoded by the coding sequence ATGGCTGAGAACATCGATGTCGTCGTGATCGGCGGCGGCTACGCCGGTGTCATGGCTGCCAATCGTCTGACGCAGCGCGACGACGTGACCGTGACACTGATCAACCCGCGACCGACCTTCGTCCACCGCGTCCGTCTGCACCAGCTGGTGGGCGGGTCCGACGACGCGGTCGTCGACTTCGGGGACGTACTGGCCGACGGCGTCCGGCTGGTGGTCGACACCGTGGCACGGATCGACGCGGCCGGGCGCAGCGTGACGCCGGCCTCCGGCGGCACGATCGACTACGACTACCTGATCTACGCGGTGGGCAGCGGCAGCGCCGACCCCCAGGTGCCCGGGGCGGCGGAGCACGCCTACCCGATCGCCGACCTGGAGGACGCCGAGCGACTGCGCCCGGCCCTCGACGCCGTGTCCGCATCGGCCGCGGTGACGGTGGTCGGAGCCGGCCCGACCGGCATCGAGACCGCCGCCGAGCTGGCCGAAGGAGGTCACAACGTCACCCTGGTCTGCGGCGGGGTGCTCGGCCCGTATCTGCATCCCCGGGGCCGCCGCTCGGTCGCCGGGCGGCTGGCCAAGCTCAAGGTGACCGTCCTCGACGGCCCCGGCACGATGGTGACGGCGGTGACCCGTGATGCCGTACGGCTCGCCGACGGCCGCGAGCTGCCGAGCGAGCTGACCATCTGGACCGCCGGGTTCGGCGTGCCGGACCTCGCCGCCCGCAGCGGCCTGCGCACCGACGCACTGGGCCGCCTGCTCACGGACGAGACGCTGACCAGCGTCGACGACGATCGCATCGTCGCGGCCGGAGACTCGGCGGCGCCGTCGGACCTGCCGCTGCGGATGAGCTGCCAAGCCGCGATGCCGCTGGGCGCGCGGGCCGCCGACACCGTGCTCAGCCGGATCGCCGGAGAGCAGCCCGCGCCGCTCGGCATGGCGTTCGTGGCGCAGTGCCTCAGCCTGGGCCGCAGCGACGGCATCTTCCAGAAGGCCAGCAAGACCGATGTCGCCCAGTGGTTCCACATCGACGGTCGTCCCGGCGCGCGGCTCAAGGAAGTCATCTGCAAGGTCATCGTCAAGCACCTGGCCGAGGAGGCCCACAAGCCCGGTGCCTACCGGTTGCACCGCACCGCGAGTCCCGCCAAGCGCCGGCAGCTGCTCGAGGCGAACGGCAAGACACTCGACCCCGTCGGCCGGGTGTCCTGA
- a CDS encoding response regulator — protein MEEPPRVVIADDQALVRTGFGMILAADGIEVVAEAADGDQAVDAVRRTRPDLVLMDIRMPGTDGLEATRRILSGAVTPDPPRVIMLTTFDLDRYVYAALTAGASGFLLKDVTPEHLVAAVRLARTGDALLSPAITRRLVERFVALETAASAALHRDLTVLTPRELEVLGSLGTGLSNAELAARFRLSEATVKTHVARILAKLHLRDRAQAVVVAYETGLITPGAGTPTGDL, from the coding sequence ATCGAGGAGCCGCCGCGCGTGGTGATCGCCGACGATCAGGCGCTGGTCCGCACCGGCTTCGGCATGATCCTGGCGGCGGACGGCATCGAGGTCGTCGCGGAGGCCGCCGACGGCGACCAGGCCGTCGACGCGGTCCGCCGCACCCGCCCCGACCTGGTCCTCATGGACATCCGGATGCCGGGGACCGACGGCCTGGAAGCCACCCGGCGGATCCTCTCCGGCGCGGTGACGCCCGACCCGCCCCGCGTCATCATGCTGACCACCTTCGACCTCGACCGGTACGTGTACGCGGCCCTCACCGCCGGGGCGAGCGGCTTCCTCCTCAAGGACGTCACCCCCGAGCACCTGGTCGCCGCCGTCCGTCTCGCCCGCACCGGCGACGCGCTGCTCTCGCCGGCCATCACCCGGCGCCTGGTCGAACGCTTCGTCGCCCTCGAGACGGCGGCCTCCGCCGCCCTGCACCGCGATCTGACGGTACTCACCCCTCGCGAGCTCGAGGTCCTGGGCTCGCTCGGCACCGGCCTGAGCAACGCCGAACTCGCCGCGCGCTTCCGTCTGAGCGAGGCCACCGTGAAGACCCACGTGGCCCGGATCCTCGCCAAGCTCCACCTGCGGGACCGTGCCCAGGCCGTCGTCGTGGCCTACGAGACCGGCCTGATCACGCCGGGAGCGGGCACCCCGACCGGGGACCTCTAG